A region from the Manihot esculenta cultivar AM560-2 chromosome 13, M.esculenta_v8, whole genome shotgun sequence genome encodes:
- the LOC110629138 gene encoding kinesin-like protein KIN-8B, with translation MPSIRAPAAKRTTTLTVAVKCRPLKERERGRDIVRVNDNKEVIILDPDLSKDYLDRIQNRTKEKKYRFDHAFAPHCTNLDVYERGISSIISGVVQGLNATIFAYGSTGSGKTYTMVGTQEDPGLMVLSLHTIFTLIEKDKNSDQFEVSCSYLEVYNEVIYDLLEKSSGHLELREDPEKGIIVVGLRCIKVHSADKILELLNLGNSRRKTESTEANATSSRSHAVLEIIVKRKQRNKYQNQVMRGKLALVDLAGSERASETNSGGQKLRDGANINRSLLALANCINALGKQHKKGLAYVPYRNSKLTRILKDGLSGNSQTVMVATISPADNQYHHTINTLKYADRAKEIKTHIQKNIGTIDTHVSDYQRMIDGLQIEVCRLRKELAEKESQLSVKPAEKSVDDELSWLDILSRETSENVQERINLQKALFELEETNLRNRFELQHLDDAIAKQQAIEKEGSVIEALIARQKVILDNIRDNDEVGINYQKEIEENEKHRFQLQDMIDKAISKNGNKTYLRILNQYRLLGMANTELQFEMAMRDQIIHNQREAQRKLWNMLMGLGLEEKHLLDFAAKHGIIIEDWTMMPRLAISDKYSVSTFDRFAPKGYSQCSGQSISRSCIFQHYQDFGSSSFSRGPWNPSGTFCREEHHSSYYMLSHDQSPPAYLSLRKSTNHWIGSAPDSWFGTPAKLPQNLRSSCPELRTWASPCSEGSPSASSPSADLSRHRKVMWNDASRKHLYETRNAGVSDSQTMMGNGRTALGFSAQLSELHSTSHIFQHTETPSGPNILRVPSFATPEKNLFCKP, from the exons ATGCCCAGCATTAGAGCTCCAGCTGCTAAGAGAACCACAACCCTCACG GTTGCTGTCAAGTGCAGACCTTTAAAGGAGAGAGAGCGTGGTCGAGACATTGTTCGTGTTAATGACAATAAG GAGGTGATTATTCTGGATCCTGACCTCTCGAAGGACTACCTCGATCGCATACAGAATCGAACCAAGGAGAAGAAATATCGTTTTGATCACGCCTTTGCTCCTCATTGTACAAATTTG GATGTATACGAAAGAGGTATATCTTCTATAATATCTGGGGTTGTTCAAGGTCTAAATGCTACCATCTTTGCCTATGGTTCAACCGGAAG TGGTAAAACATATACAATGGTTGGGACCCAAGAAGATCCTGGACTTATGGTTCTCAGTTTGCATACAATATTTACTCTTATAGAAAAGGACAAGAACTCTGATCAATTTGAAGTCTCTTGTTCCTACCTTGAAGTGTACAATGAG GTTATCTATGATTTACTTGAGAAATCATCAGGTCATTTGGAACTACGTGAGGATCCAGAGAAAGGAATAATTGTTGTTGGTCTGAGGTGCATCAAG GTGCATTCAGCTGATAAGATTCTTGAATTATTGAACTTGGGAAATAGTAGACGGAAAACAGAAAGTACAGAGGCTAATGCAACATCGTCTCG ATCACATGCTGTTTTAGAGATAATCGTGAAAAGAAAGCAGAGAAACAAGTATCAAAATCAGGTCATGCGAGGCAAACTTGCACTTGTGGATCTTGCTGGCAGTGAAAGAGCTTCTGAGACAAATAGTGGAGGACAAAAGCTAAGGGATGGTGCTAATATTAACCGTTCCCTTCTTGCTTTAGCAAACTGCATTAACGCCTTGGGGAAACAACACAAGAAGGGTCTTGCTTATGTTCCATATCGCAATAG CAAACTAACACGTATACTTAAAGATGGTCTGAGTGGCAATTCTCAGACTGTCATGGTTGCTACAATATCCCCTGCGGACAATCAGTATCATCATACCATAAATACCTTGAAGTATGCTGACCGAGCAAAGGAAATCAAGACACATATTCAG AAAAATATTGGCACAATTGATACCCATGTGTCAGATTACCAGAGGATGATTGATGGTCTTCAG ATTGAGGTTTGCCGTTTGAGAAAAGAATTGGCTGAAAAGGAATCCCAACTAAGTGTCAAACCTGCTGAAAAATCTGTAGATGATGAGCTTTCTTGGTTGGACATTTTAAGTCGTGAAACCAGTGAAAATGTTCAGGAACGTATAAACTTACAGAAGGCATTATTTGAACTTGAGGAGACTAATCTTCGTAATCGCTTTGAACTCCAACATCTTGATGATGCAATAGCAAAACAACAG GCTATTGAAAAGGAAGGATCAGTTATAGAGGCTTTGATAGCTAGACAAAAAGTCATCCTTGACAACATTCGTGACAATGATGAGGTTGGCATCAATTACCAAAAG GAAATTGAAGAAAATGAGAAGCATAGATTCCAACTCCAAGATATGATTGATAAAGCCATTAGTAAGAATGGAAATAAAACCTACTTGCGGATTCTTAATCAATACAGGCTTCTG GGAATGGCTAACACGGAGCTTCAGTTTGAAATGGCAATGAGGGATCAAATAATTCACAACCAACGAGAAGCACAAAGAAAGTTGTGGAACATGCTCATGGGATTAGGACTTGAAGAGAAGCATTTGTTGGACTTTGCAGCTAAACATGGAATAATAATTGAAGATTGGACAATGATGCCTCGTCTTGCAATTTCAGATAAGTACTCGGTTTCTACTTTTGACAGATTTGCCCCAAAGGGATATAGTCAGTGCTCTGGTCAATCGATTTCTAGATCTTGCATCTTCCAACACTATCAAGATTTTGGTTCAAGTTCATTTTCCAGGGGTCCTTGGAATCCAAGTGGTACTTTTTGCAGAGAAGAGCACCATAGTTCCTATTACATGCTGTCTCATGATCAATCACCTCCTGCATATCTGAGTCTGAGGAAGAGCACTAATCATTGGATTGGTAGTGCCCCAGATTCCTGGTTTGGCACACCTGCTAAGCTTCCTCAAAATTTGCGCAGTTCATGCCCAGAGTTGAgaacttgggcttccccttgtAGTGAAGGCTCCCCATCAGCTTCATCTCCCAGTGCTGATTTAAGCCGGCATCGTAAG GTAATGTGGAACGATGCTTCAAGGAAACATCTCTATGAGACTCGTAATGCTGGAGTAAGTGATAGCCAAACAATGATGGGTAATGGCCGAACAGCCCTTGGTTTCTCAGCACAGCTCTCAGAGCTGCACAGCACAAGCCATATTTTTCAGCACACTGAAACCCCTAGTGGCCCAAATATATTACGTGTTCCTTCATTTGCTACTCCAGAGAAAAATCTCTTTTGTAAACCCTAG